AGGACGTTATGACCATTCAATCCCTTTCGATCGTCATCCCGACCTACAACGAAGCCAACAACCTGACGGCCATGCTGGCCGCCTTGCGGGCGCTGCCCTTCCCGGTGATGAACATCATCGTCATCGACGACAACTCACCCGACGGGACCGGCGCCCTGGCGGAAAGCCTGGCGGCCAAACCGGAAAACCGGATGACGGTCATCCGCCGGCCGGGGAAATTCGGCTTGGGCACCGCCTATCAGGCCGGATTCCGCGCCGCCATCGCCCAGCGCACCGAAGCCATTGCCCAGATCGACTGCGATTTCTCGCACCCTCCGGACGCCCTGATCCGCATGGCGGACCTGCTGGGTTCTTGCGATGTCGTCGTCGGATCCCGCTACGTTCCCGGAGGCGGATTGGACAAGCGCTGGGACATCGGCCGCAGACTGCTTTCGCGCTGGGCGGTGTTTTACGCCCGGACGATCCTCGGATTGAAGGTCCACGATCCGACCGCCGGATTTAAACTTTGGCGCCGGGATACGCTGATCGGCATCGACCTTAATCGAATCCGCTCCAACGGGTACATTTTCCTGGTCGAGATGGCTTTCCTCACGCAGAAACTCGGATACCGGGTGTGCGAGATTCCGATCCATTTCGAGGACCGCCGGATCGGCCAATCCAAAATGACCATGGGCGTGAAACTCGAAGCGGCATGGCGGGTGTGGCAGCTCCGGCTGCGCCACAGCCGGCTCCAACCCAAGGACCGTGCGCTCGATCCGTAGAGGAGATCTCGATGCTCACCGAAAAATGCCCGTTCTGCGGTTCCTTCAACGACGTCAACGCCGCCGAATGCTATTTCTGCCACAAGGAGCTGCCCGATACGCCCGGCCATAAAAAGAAGCGCTCCCCGAAAAAGGAACAAAAGCAATCGATCACCCTGCCCTCCCCGACGGCGGGCTTGAAGCGCAAATCGCCTCCGGGTTGCCTGATCATGCTGTGCGTGTTTCTCTTTGTCGCCTGCGCCGCGGTCGCCTTCCAATACTTCAACAACGATAACCAAATCATCGATCTGGCGAATTGGCTTCCGGCCAGCGAAGCGGGCTCGTACGTTTCCTACTACCTCCAGGAAACCGGCAAAAACATCATCCGGCTGTGGGAGTATCCCGCCATTGCGATCTGCTCCATCGCCATGGTTCTGATCCTGTGCTACGGACTGTTGAACCTGCGCAAGTGGGCCCGCGCCCTCGGCCTCATGCTGTTCCTGCTTCTGCTGGCGGCCAACTTCGCCTTGTTCGTCTCCATCGTGCGGCATTACGACGGGACCCCGATCGGCAACATCAATTTCATCGCCATCCTGTTGGGAATCGGGTTGAACATCTATTGCCTGGCGTGGCTGTTCGAGCACAAGAAGACTTTCGAGTAGCGACCCTCCTCCGGGGATCCGCCCGACCCGATGAATCCAACTCCGGTTGGCCCTCCAAGAGGCGCGCCGCAGCCGCAAACCCCGGCCAACATCGAACGGGGTTCTCCGGACACCGCCCCGATGCTTCGCCCGGCGGCTCCGCGAATCGGGAGTCTCCCAAACACGTTTCCCGGGAAAAAACATCCGGCCGAGTATCCACGTCCGGGCTGTGTGACCGTGTTGATTCTGTGGTTGTTGTTGAATGGGTTGTTGGGAATCTGCTCTGCTTTGTATATGCCGTCTGTGATTGCGAACGACTCGGACTACCTCGCCCGC
The genomic region above belongs to Anaerolineales bacterium and contains:
- a CDS encoding polyprenol monophosphomannose synthase, producing the protein MTIQSLSIVIPTYNEANNLTAMLAALRALPFPVMNIIVIDDNSPDGTGALAESLAAKPENRMTVIRRPGKFGLGTAYQAGFRAAIAQRTEAIAQIDCDFSHPPDALIRMADLLGSCDVVVGSRYVPGGGLDKRWDIGRRLLSRWAVFYARTILGLKVHDPTAGFKLWRRDTLIGIDLNRIRSNGYIFLVEMAFLTQKLGYRVCEIPIHFEDRRIGQSKMTMGVKLEAAWRVWQLRLRHSRLQPKDRALDP